The following are encoded together in the Vigna angularis cultivar LongXiaoDou No.4 chromosome 9, ASM1680809v1, whole genome shotgun sequence genome:
- the LOC108346999 gene encoding protein transport protein Sec61 subunit beta-like — MALGGTAPPRGSAAATANMRRRRTAGGGASGGAAGTMLQFYTDDAPGLKISPNVVLVMSIGFIAFVAILHVMGKLYFVRREA, encoded by the coding sequence ATGGCTTTAGGTGGAACAGCTCCCCCAAGAGGAAGTGCAGCTGCTACTGCAAACATGAGGAGGAGGAGAACAGCCGGTGGTGGGGCCTCTGGAGGAGCAGCTGGAACTATGCTCCAATTTTACACTGATGATGCCCCTGGACTCAAGATCTCCCCAAATGTGGTTCTTGTAATGAGCATTGGCTTTATAGCATTTGTTGCTATCCTTCATGTGATGGGAAAGCTGTACTTTGTGCGTAGGGAGGCTTAG